The following proteins are encoded in a genomic region of Lactiplantibacillus plantarum:
- a CDS encoding PTS lactose/cellobiose transporter subunit IIA has protein sequence MQKNMEHTLNLTMTMILKIGSARSMIAAALAEIAAYRYEAAREKLRQAETELLTAQRLQVRRLIENAKAQRFVHSTLFMNAQSALVNVMGELQMTENLIGAFERWEPEAA, from the coding sequence ATGCAGAAAAATATGGAACACACGCTCAACCTTACGATGACGATGATTTTGAAAATCGGCAGCGCCCGGTCAATGATTGCGGCTGCCTTAGCCGAGATTGCGGCCTATCGCTACGAGGCGGCGCGTGAAAAATTACGTCAGGCCGAAACTGAATTGCTGACGGCCCAGCGGTTACAGGTACGCCGACTGATCGAGAATGCCAAGGCTCAACGGTTTGTGCACTCGACACTCTTTATGAATGCCCAGTCGGCACTAGTCAACGTGATGGGCGAGTTACAGATGACTGAGAATCTGATTGGCGCTTTTGAACGCTGGGAGCCAGAAGCGGCTTAA
- a CDS encoding DUF2075 domain-containing protein: MRYNKIEENIGDIEPVVEIVPYNTGYNVSLHRDMQNRELIFEYPTVYLIYDKLGSGRSSNDPKFKVYVGETNDISRRTRQHLKDTGKSRMDWKALNESHNSQMIVIGDYYFNKSLTLDIENKLMMYLLSAESVTQLNNRRSNPQRKYFMSDQFENVFEGVWQTLRKKKPEIFPEKSEIENSAVFKASPFHSLNAEQHESKNEIFGKIESALKESSTERGKTIFIAGQAGTGKTVLLSNLFYDLTNSSLVRKDSVYLLVNHDQQKTVYKTIAHKLGLDHEHKDIVSKPTHFIQKHTGAAKVDVVLVDEAHLLLTQGKMAYRGHNQLEDLLKLAKVVVIVFDKYQILTTEGYLDDMAVRKLEDDAEREGNRIELTHQERMIAEQRTIDWLRNFAIDGRINVIPDDAQYQLKIATSPEKLHAKIKALDRLKNSNGASLARMLATFDWPYVEKRKPKDGDCWRVKIGTWSLPWNLQIPISRQEKRRNKGLAWAEQFQTINEVGSTFTIQGFDLNYAGVIIGPSVKYRDGKLIFDKQASKNKKATNQRTWKHQKIDVSEELLRNELNVLLTRGVHGLYIFAVDEELQQALLRAAGNQHILR, encoded by the coding sequence ATGCGATACAACAAAATTGAAGAAAACATTGGCGACATTGAGCCGGTTGTAGAAATTGTTCCATATAATACTGGTTATAATGTTAGCCTACATAGAGATATGCAGAATAGAGAGCTGATATTTGAATATCCGACAGTCTATTTAATTTATGATAAATTAGGTTCTGGCCGCAGTAGTAATGACCCTAAGTTCAAAGTTTATGTTGGAGAAACTAACGACATAAGTAGAAGAACACGACAGCATTTAAAAGATACTGGAAAGTCACGGATGGATTGGAAAGCATTAAATGAGAGTCATAATTCACAGATGATTGTAATTGGGGACTATTATTTTAACAAATCCCTAACGCTCGACATTGAAAATAAATTGATGATGTATTTATTAAGTGCGGAGAGTGTTACTCAATTGAATAATCGACGCTCAAATCCGCAGCGAAAATACTTTATGTCGGATCAGTTTGAGAATGTGTTTGAAGGAGTCTGGCAAACGCTTAGGAAAAAAAAGCCTGAGATTTTTCCGGAAAAATCAGAAATTGAAAATTCTGCTGTGTTCAAAGCGTCACCTTTCCACTCTTTAAATGCTGAACAGCATGAAAGTAAGAATGAGATTTTTGGTAAAATCGAGTCTGCACTGAAGGAATCATCTACGGAACGCGGTAAGACAATCTTTATTGCCGGTCAGGCAGGAACTGGTAAAACCGTGTTGTTGAGTAATTTGTTTTACGACTTAACGAATAGTAGTTTAGTGCGGAAAGATTCAGTATATTTATTAGTTAATCACGATCAACAAAAAACAGTTTATAAAACGATTGCACATAAATTAGGTTTGGATCACGAACATAAAGACATCGTCTCCAAACCTACTCATTTTATTCAGAAACATACTGGTGCGGCAAAAGTTGATGTTGTACTAGTTGATGAAGCTCATTTACTCCTGACTCAGGGAAAGATGGCATATCGGGGACATAATCAGCTAGAGGATTTATTAAAGTTAGCCAAAGTGGTAGTTATTGTGTTTGATAAGTATCAAATACTAACTACCGAGGGATACTTGGACGACATGGCTGTTCGAAAATTGGAAGATGATGCTGAACGTGAAGGCAATCGAATTGAGCTAACACATCAGGAACGAATGATTGCCGAGCAGCGTACTATTGACTGGTTACGAAATTTTGCAATTGATGGGCGCATTAATGTAATTCCAGATGATGCACAATATCAACTTAAAATCGCGACATCTCCGGAAAAACTACACGCTAAAATCAAGGCACTAGATCGATTGAAAAATAGTAACGGTGCTAGTCTTGCCAGAATGTTGGCAACGTTTGATTGGCCATATGTTGAGAAACGAAAACCAAAAGATGGTGACTGTTGGCGAGTAAAGATTGGGACGTGGAGTTTGCCATGGAATTTGCAGATTCCTATTTCTCGCCAAGAAAAGCGAAGAAACAAAGGGCTAGCTTGGGCCGAACAGTTTCAAACAATTAATGAGGTCGGCTCAACATTTACAATCCAAGGTTTTGATTTGAATTATGCTGGTGTGATTATCGGCCCATCAGTGAAGTATCGAGACGGAAAGTTAATTTTTGATAAACAAGCTAGTAAGAATAAAAAAGCCACGAATCAACGAACATGGAAACATCAAAAAATTGACGTTTCCGAAGAATTGTTACGTAACGAACTAAATGTTTTATTAACTCGTGGTGTCCATGGGTTATATATTTTTGCTGTCGATGAGGAACTACAACAGGCCTTACTAAGGGCAGCTGGAAATCAACATATTTTGAGGTGA
- a CDS encoding GlsB/YeaQ/YmgE family stress response membrane protein produces the protein MLGWLWSLIVGGVIGALAGAITSRDVPMGIIGNIIAGLVGAWIGQALLGTWGPSLAGMALVPSILGAIILVLIVSAIFGMRKKR, from the coding sequence ATGTTAGGATGGCTATGGTCATTAATTGTTGGTGGTGTCATTGGTGCGTTAGCAGGTGCGATTACCAGCCGTGACGTTCCAATGGGGATCATTGGCAATATTATTGCCGGTTTAGTTGGTGCCTGGATTGGTCAAGCATTGCTTGGAACTTGGGGACCTTCGTTAGCTGGTATGGCATTGGTACCCTCAATCTTAGGCGCTATTATCTTAGTATTAATCGTTTCTGCAATCTTCGGCATGCGTAAAAAACGTTAG
- a CDS encoding acyltransferase family protein, producing MRIKWFSLVRITGLVLVLTYHFFQTQFTGGFIGVDIFFTFSGFLITSLMVDEFARSDNFKLMAFYGRRFYRIVPPLFIAVLLVLPLTYLIDHDFVTDIGKQVAAALGFTTNYFEIATGGSYENKFIPHLFVHTWSLAVEMHFYILWGLIAWLVAKISRRLASGRRALTRFRWGLGLLTTAFAIESFVMMYFGAVGLKDFSPVYFSSLTHCFPFFVGGLIGVLSGIKAQGPIYRWTTAHCNPIIAGAVMLISFILLVALGDRMKFDALQTYQGGLLLATVLAGIMIYGARLLHDHTPNLKEPRWMTFLADVSYSVYLYHWPLYVIFSHMMVNWLAALLTTVLSIILSALSYYVLEPVIAGKRAHVFGHTVTWRQLQLPVITAGVLLAVNTGVVVKNAPQLSTLEQNLWVSGIYQDIDKIGTTHEAVLAAVTPKKKQATPKGDQEKAPGVSIIGDSVTLGTRSYLGDHVANSNIDAEGDRTMNLAYKVMMNQQRSHTLRQYVVICIGTNALDDYEEQTMKIIHDLEPGHKLILMTPYNARADADWNSSKLAVLERRLPAKYKFITVADWGKIAAQHPEVFKGTDGVHFGGIRAGDILYAKVINQALTAAKQTPAKPA from the coding sequence ATGCGGATTAAATGGTTTAGTTTAGTACGGATAACGGGACTCGTGCTGGTATTGACGTATCACTTTTTCCAAACCCAGTTTACTGGTGGCTTTATCGGGGTGGACATCTTCTTTACCTTCTCAGGGTTTTTGATTACGTCATTAATGGTGGACGAGTTTGCTCGTTCGGATAACTTTAAACTAATGGCTTTCTATGGTCGCCGGTTTTATCGAATTGTGCCACCATTATTTATTGCGGTGTTATTGGTGCTACCGCTAACTTACTTGATTGACCACGATTTTGTGACCGACATTGGTAAGCAGGTCGCGGCGGCTCTCGGATTTACGACTAATTATTTTGAAATTGCGACGGGTGGCAGTTATGAAAACAAGTTTATTCCGCACTTATTTGTCCATACGTGGTCATTAGCGGTTGAAATGCACTTTTATATTTTATGGGGCCTGATTGCGTGGTTGGTCGCTAAAATTAGTCGGCGGTTGGCGAGTGGTCGGCGCGCATTGACCCGTTTTCGCTGGGGCTTAGGGCTGTTGACCACTGCCTTTGCGATTGAAAGCTTTGTCATGATGTACTTTGGTGCGGTCGGCTTAAAGGACTTTTCACCAGTCTACTTTTCAAGTCTGACCCACTGTTTTCCGTTCTTTGTCGGCGGGCTTATCGGTGTCCTGAGCGGCATCAAAGCTCAAGGGCCAATCTATCGTTGGACCACGGCGCACTGCAATCCGATCATTGCGGGCGCGGTGATGCTTATTAGTTTTATCTTGTTAGTTGCTTTAGGCGACCGGATGAAGTTCGATGCGCTACAAACGTATCAGGGTGGGCTGTTACTGGCTACTGTACTCGCTGGCATCATGATCTATGGCGCCCGATTGTTGCATGACCACACGCCGAACCTCAAGGAACCGCGGTGGATGACGTTCTTAGCGGATGTGAGCTATAGCGTGTATCTCTATCACTGGCCGTTGTACGTGATTTTTTCACACATGATGGTCAACTGGTTGGCGGCGCTGCTCACGACGGTACTGTCGATTATCCTATCCGCGTTGTCATACTACGTGTTAGAACCAGTGATTGCGGGCAAACGCGCCCACGTTTTCGGTCATACAGTGACGTGGCGACAGTTGCAGTTACCCGTTATCACCGCAGGAGTGTTGTTGGCAGTTAATACCGGGGTCGTAGTCAAAAATGCGCCGCAACTTTCGACACTGGAACAGAATTTATGGGTGAGCGGGATTTACCAAGATATTGATAAAATCGGAACGACTCATGAAGCTGTGCTCGCGGCCGTGACGCCCAAGAAGAAGCAGGCAACGCCTAAAGGTGACCAAGAAAAGGCACCAGGCGTTTCCATTATTGGTGACAGTGTCACGCTGGGGACGCGGAGCTACCTGGGCGATCACGTCGCGAACAGCAATATTGATGCGGAGGGCGATCGGACGATGAACCTGGCATATAAAGTCATGATGAACCAGCAGCGAAGCCATACGTTACGGCAGTACGTGGTGATTTGTATTGGGACCAACGCGCTGGATGATTACGAAGAACAAACCATGAAGATCATTCATGACTTGGAGCCGGGGCACAAGTTGATTCTGATGACACCTTATAATGCCCGGGCCGATGCTGACTGGAATTCATCAAAGTTGGCCGTTTTGGAACGGCGTTTGCCAGCTAAGTATAAGTTCATTACGGTTGCCGACTGGGGCAAGATTGCGGCGCAACATCCAGAAGTTTTCAAAGGGACGGATGGCGTACATTTCGGTGGCATTCGGGCTGGTGATATTTTATACGCCAAGGTAATCAATCAAGCATTGACGGCAGCCAAACAGACTCCGGCTAAACCAGCCTAA
- a CDS encoding DUF4767 domain-containing protein has product MKKVWVGLLLGSLLLAGCTTSPKSSAPKTSQKATSTKVAAKQAASQKNTASSDSSSQAEATLWNTGKQAALSTFMAAWQREMGQTYVGTYDDKVPDHLGFRFPNALLNGSLAGRIKWGSQSVDLKWSKDGEDRSEFQVVAVATGGKAEAQYPNTYFFCLHHRRPVVFVTQTTNGDELIIHDTQNSALQAGFAKIITGSRPTTLTDSSLNVNMSRDAKANQWPQGYQGTWYYYNKYDHKINSMTQSDTDGLKLSYVAAEGQKWIHIMGAEQTAGAGNFEYVRYHYFDGRQIPVLMNASGAGAWFDNNAYPSAAAANQMRDWQYGDESKTSPAADSLD; this is encoded by the coding sequence ATGAAAAAAGTGTGGGTCGGATTATTATTAGGAAGTTTATTATTAGCGGGATGCACGACGTCGCCCAAGTCGTCAGCGCCCAAGACGAGTCAAAAAGCAACGTCAACCAAGGTAGCGGCAAAGCAGGCCGCTAGCCAAAAAAATACCGCTAGCAGTGATTCTTCATCACAGGCTGAGGCAACCTTGTGGAATACGGGCAAGCAAGCGGCTTTATCAACGTTTATGGCCGCTTGGCAACGCGAGATGGGCCAGACCTATGTCGGGACGTATGATGACAAGGTCCCGGATCATTTAGGCTTTCGTTTTCCCAATGCTTTGCTTAATGGTAGCTTAGCAGGCCGAATCAAGTGGGGCTCGCAGTCAGTGGATCTCAAGTGGTCCAAGGACGGCGAAGACCGTAGTGAATTTCAAGTGGTGGCGGTCGCAACGGGTGGTAAGGCGGAAGCACAATATCCAAACACGTACTTCTTTTGCCTCCATCATCGGCGACCAGTCGTCTTTGTGACTCAGACGACCAACGGGGACGAGTTGATCATTCATGATACGCAGAACAGTGCTTTGCAAGCCGGCTTTGCTAAGATCATTACGGGCAGTCGACCGACGACGCTGACAGATAGTTCACTGAACGTGAACATGAGTCGTGATGCGAAGGCTAATCAATGGCCTCAAGGTTATCAGGGGACTTGGTATTACTATAATAAGTACGATCACAAGATTAATTCGATGACGCAAAGTGATACCGACGGGTTGAAGCTATCTTATGTGGCAGCTGAGGGACAAAAATGGATTCATATTATGGGGGCCGAGCAGACTGCTGGGGCCGGTAACTTTGAATACGTGCGTTATCATTATTTTGATGGCCGCCAAATTCCAGTATTAATGAATGCTAGTGGTGCGGGGGCCTGGTTCGATAATAACGCCTATCCTTCAGCAGCCGCGGCAAATCAAATGCGTGACTGGCAATATGGGGATGAATCAAAGACCAGTCCGGCCGCTGACTCATTAGATTAA
- a CDS encoding nucleotide pyrophosphohydrolase, whose product MNYSEIEQALIEFRNKKGWQKYHNLKDLAISLNIESSEVLEIFQWHNANQKLDNRENQHLQEELADTLIYIFYMCEKLQVDPFEIVAQKMKINQSRHWDTERKTQ is encoded by the coding sequence TTGAATTATTCGGAGATAGAACAAGCATTAATCGAATTCCGTAATAAAAAAGGCTGGCAGAAGTATCATAACTTGAAGGATTTGGCAATTTCTCTAAACATTGAGTCTAGTGAAGTTTTGGAAATTTTTCAGTGGCATAATGCTAATCAGAAGTTGGATAATAGAGAAAATCAACATTTGCAAGAAGAATTAGCTGACACGTTAATTTATATATTTTATATGTGTGAAAAGCTACAGGTTGATCCATTTGAGATTGTTGCTCAAAAAATGAAAATCAATCAATCAAGACATTGGGATACGGAGAGGAAAACACAATAG
- a CDS encoding M1 family metallopeptidase produces MATTTHFYETFQPEHYDLYININRADKLISGKSTITGDAKAQEVLIHQNGLTIAGVQADGADVPFTVDNAIQGIRIELAKAGQTTLTITYSAKLTDTMMGIYPSYYEVNGVKKELIGTQFETTAARQAFPCVDEPEAKATFDLAIKYDEHDGETILSNMPEDHEADGVHYFETTVRMSTYLIAFAFGELQGKQTKTKSGVTIGVFGTKAHKANELDFALDIAKRSIEFYEDFYQTPYPLPHSWQLALPDFSAGAMENWGLVTYREAYLLLDPDNTALETKQRVATVIAHELAHQWFGDLVTMKWWDDLWLNESFANMMEYVATDALEPDWHIWETFQTSEASMALQRDATDGVQSVHVQVEDPAEIDSIFDGAIVYAKGARMLVMARALVGDDALRAGLKQYFINHKYGNAKGDDLWNALADASGMQVGDIMHSWLEQPGYPVVTAAVVDGQLTLSQQQFFIGEGEEVGRQWQIPLNSNYEAAPAIMKDQAVTVGDYAKLRDASGQPFRLNVGNNSHFIVKYDQTLLDDILAHVDDLTAIDQLQLLQDLRLLAEGRQISYAAVVPLLSRFAASHSTVVNAALYQVAGNLRKFVTPDSDEEKHLQTLFDQLSAAQVKRLGWLPQAGESNDDQLTRPYVLSAALYAKNSAAVLAAHELFEGNRDKLATLPADVRVFILRNEVKNFGSKDLFDSLLTASRQTADASYKADICDALTATTDPELIKQLVVKFEDADTIKPQDLRAWFRGVLANPAGEQAAWDWIRDEWSWLEATVGGDMEFTTYITVISRVFHTAERLAEFKAFFEPKINTPGLTREIKMDTKVIASRVALVEDERDAVNAAVAEVVK; encoded by the coding sequence ATGGCAACCACAACTCATTTTTACGAAACATTTCAACCAGAACATTACGATCTTTATATCAATATTAACCGGGCGGATAAGCTGATTTCGGGGAAATCAACGATTACCGGGGATGCTAAGGCGCAGGAAGTGCTGATTCATCAGAATGGTTTGACCATTGCTGGTGTCCAAGCCGATGGTGCGGACGTGCCCTTTACTGTGGATAATGCGATTCAAGGAATTCGAATTGAACTTGCCAAGGCCGGTCAAACAACTTTGACGATTACGTACAGTGCCAAATTGACGGATACGATGATGGGTATCTACCCATCATATTACGAAGTCAACGGTGTGAAGAAAGAACTAATCGGGACGCAGTTTGAAACGACCGCGGCCCGGCAAGCCTTTCCGTGTGTCGATGAACCAGAAGCTAAAGCGACTTTTGATCTTGCCATCAAGTACGATGAACATGATGGTGAAACGATCTTAAGCAACATGCCCGAAGATCATGAAGCCGATGGAGTGCATTACTTTGAAACCACGGTGCGGATGTCGACTTACTTGATTGCGTTTGCCTTTGGTGAATTACAAGGCAAGCAGACGAAGACCAAGAGTGGCGTGACCATCGGTGTTTTCGGTACTAAGGCCCACAAGGCTAACGAGCTCGACTTTGCTTTGGACATTGCCAAGCGCTCAATCGAATTTTATGAAGATTTTTATCAGACGCCATATCCATTGCCACACTCATGGCAATTGGCCTTACCAGACTTCTCAGCTGGTGCGATGGAAAACTGGGGCTTAGTTACTTATCGGGAAGCCTACTTACTATTAGATCCTGACAACACGGCCCTCGAAACGAAACAACGGGTCGCCACGGTGATTGCCCATGAACTTGCCCATCAATGGTTCGGTGATTTGGTTACGATGAAGTGGTGGGATGACCTCTGGTTAAATGAAAGTTTCGCCAACATGATGGAATATGTGGCGACGGACGCCTTAGAACCAGACTGGCATATTTGGGAAACTTTCCAAACGTCCGAAGCATCAATGGCGCTTCAACGGGATGCCACGGATGGGGTTCAGTCAGTCCACGTTCAGGTGGAAGATCCGGCCGAAATCGACTCGATTTTTGACGGTGCGATTGTCTACGCTAAGGGTGCGCGGATGTTAGTAATGGCGCGGGCCTTAGTTGGTGATGATGCCTTACGAGCAGGCTTGAAGCAGTACTTTATCAATCATAAATATGGTAATGCCAAGGGTGATGACTTGTGGAACGCCTTAGCGGATGCTTCTGGGATGCAAGTTGGAGACATCATGCATTCATGGCTGGAACAACCTGGCTATCCAGTGGTCACGGCAGCGGTTGTTGACGGTCAGTTGACCTTGTCACAACAACAGTTCTTCATCGGTGAAGGTGAAGAAGTCGGTCGTCAATGGCAGATTCCGTTGAATAGCAACTATGAGGCGGCACCAGCGATTATGAAGGACCAAGCTGTGACGGTCGGCGATTATGCTAAATTACGTGATGCGAGTGGGCAACCATTTCGCTTGAACGTTGGGAATAACTCCCACTTCATCGTCAAGTATGACCAAACGTTATTGGATGATATTCTAGCGCACGTTGATGACTTAACGGCCATTGACCAGTTACAGTTGTTACAAGACTTACGCTTATTAGCTGAAGGTCGTCAAATCTCATACGCAGCCGTTGTGCCATTATTAAGCCGGTTTGCAGCCAGCCATTCAACGGTCGTTAACGCAGCGTTGTACCAAGTTGCGGGTAACTTACGTAAGTTTGTTACGCCAGATTCTGATGAAGAAAAGCATTTACAAACGTTATTTGACCAATTGAGTGCCGCTCAGGTTAAACGGTTAGGGTGGTTGCCACAAGCTGGTGAATCTAACGATGATCAGTTGACGCGGCCATACGTCTTGAGCGCGGCTTTGTACGCCAAGAATAGCGCGGCCGTATTAGCTGCCCATGAGTTATTCGAAGGTAATCGTGATAAGTTAGCGACCTTACCAGCCGATGTGCGGGTCTTCATTTTACGGAATGAAGTCAAGAACTTTGGTAGCAAGGACTTATTCGATAGTTTATTGACGGCGTCACGGCAAACAGCCGATGCTAGTTACAAGGCTGACATTTGTGACGCATTGACCGCAACTACGGACCCCGAATTAATCAAACAGTTAGTTGTGAAGTTTGAAGATGCTGATACGATTAAGCCACAAGACTTGCGGGCCTGGTTCCGCGGCGTCTTGGCTAATCCAGCTGGTGAACAAGCAGCTTGGGATTGGATTCGCGACGAATGGTCATGGTTGGAAGCCACGGTTGGTGGTGACATGGAATTTACCACTTACATCACCGTCATTTCCCGGGTCTTCCATACGGCTGAACGTTTAGCAGAATTCAAGGCGTTCTTTGAACCAAAAATCAATACGCCCGGTTTAACGCGTGAAATTAAGATGGATACTAAGGTAATCGCCAGTCGCGTTGCCTTAGTTGAAGATGAACGTGATGCGGTGAATGCGGCGGTCGCGGAAGTTGTAAAATAA
- a CDS encoding Asp23/Gls24 family envelope stress response protein, with the protein MAQPEQQLQTQLTFDDGVIEKIAGLASRNVDGVLSLEGGMLSNLTNRFRDEADPTQGVDAQVGKKQVALDMTMIVEYGKDMRQIFNQICQRVQQDVERYTGLKVIEIKVHVSDVMSKRDWQDQATGKPNTDQSTDKRQVE; encoded by the coding sequence ATGGCACAACCAGAACAACAATTACAGACTCAATTGACGTTTGATGACGGTGTGATTGAAAAAATCGCCGGTCTAGCTTCACGCAATGTTGACGGCGTGTTATCCCTAGAAGGCGGCATGTTAAGCAATTTAACGAACCGCTTTCGTGATGAAGCTGACCCGACACAGGGGGTTGACGCCCAAGTTGGTAAGAAACAAGTTGCTTTAGATATGACGATGATCGTTGAATATGGTAAGGACATGCGACAAATCTTCAATCAAATTTGTCAACGTGTTCAGCAAGATGTTGAACGGTATACTGGCTTGAAGGTCATTGAAATTAAGGTACATGTCAGTGACGTCATGAGCAAGCGTGATTGGCAAGATCAGGCCACTGGCAAACCAAATACGGATCAATCAACAGATAAGCGGCAAGTTGAATAG
- a CDS encoding fumarylacetoacetate hydrolase family protein gives MKIGMRANRPFIITDEQHGQIVLNAKTVLEALHMPAADRKLGSLETFAPQELAAPITAPQQIFAVGMNYRDHSAEIHITLPKVPSIFTKFSSSLAPANVTVVTHGPETDWETELVVMIGKGGRDIATADAMAHVAGVMVGEDLSDRAVQFENDNPQFSMGKSFENYAPVGPWLTTVDELANLDDEVITTTVNGQTMQQAPLSQLIFKVPDLVHYLSTVCELQPGDLIFTGTPSGTGVGRNPQVFLQAGDQLCGQITHLGTLNITIK, from the coding sequence ATGAAAATTGGCATGCGGGCCAACCGACCGTTTATCATTACGGATGAACAGCATGGACAAATAGTTTTAAATGCGAAGACAGTTTTGGAAGCGCTACATATGCCAGCAGCGGACCGGAAACTTGGCTCGCTTGAAACGTTTGCGCCGCAAGAATTAGCGGCACCAATCACGGCCCCGCAACAGATTTTTGCGGTGGGGATGAACTACCGCGACCATTCGGCGGAGATCCACATTACGCTGCCGAAGGTTCCAAGTATTTTTACGAAGTTTAGTAGTTCACTGGCACCAGCGAATGTGACCGTGGTGACGCATGGCCCTGAGACCGACTGGGAAACCGAGCTAGTCGTGATGATTGGCAAGGGTGGGCGCGATATTGCGACGGCTGATGCAATGGCGCACGTGGCCGGAGTGATGGTTGGTGAAGACTTATCTGATCGAGCCGTTCAGTTCGAGAATGATAATCCCCAGTTTTCAATGGGTAAATCGTTTGAAAATTACGCACCAGTTGGGCCGTGGTTAACGACCGTCGATGAATTAGCTAACTTAGACGATGAGGTGATCACGACCACCGTCAATGGTCAGACGATGCAGCAAGCGCCGTTGAGCCAACTGATCTTCAAGGTACCGGATTTGGTGCACTACTTGTCGACGGTCTGTGAGTTACAACCAGGTGATTTGATTTTTACCGGGACGCCTAGTGGGACCGGCGTTGGTCGCAATCCCCAAGTCTTTTTGCAAGCCGGCGATCAACTGTGCGGTCAGATTACACATTTAGGGACGTTAAATATCACGATTAAGTAA
- a CDS encoding Asp23/Gls24 family envelope stress response protein, protein MEATATSLKPEVVFDDTVLAKIASNTAQEVEGVLSLQGNLIDDISNRFTDKDRPQTGVSVDTDDDDQTVGIELTAILAYGKNGQEILARVADKVAKAVKSMTGYQVTKLKLVVKDMLTTEEWRQQNDKQEKAPEKKHPEPKDDGPH, encoded by the coding sequence ATGGAAGCAACAGCGACATCTTTAAAACCAGAAGTTGTTTTTGACGATACGGTATTGGCAAAGATTGCTAGTAACACGGCCCAAGAAGTTGAAGGAGTATTGAGCTTACAGGGAAATCTGATTGATGATATTTCCAATCGCTTTACGGATAAGGATCGCCCGCAGACCGGTGTTTCAGTGGATACCGATGACGATGACCAGACGGTTGGAATCGAATTGACGGCCATTCTAGCTTATGGTAAGAATGGTCAGGAGATTCTAGCACGGGTGGCGGATAAGGTTGCCAAGGCCGTTAAATCAATGACTGGTTATCAAGTGACTAAGTTAAAATTAGTCGTTAAAGACATGTTAACGACAGAAGAGTGGCGGCAACAAAATGACAAGCAAGAAAAAGCACCAGAAAAGAAACACCCAGAACCAAAGGATGACGGCCCACATTAA
- the amaP gene encoding alkaline shock response membrane anchor protein AmaP, producing MSRLAKFTVTLVGIVLVLLAVFELGQLYPIPWLTSWLADLTINYPMVWSILLMVFAIIAGIVGILLVIVGLFRPVKVSTLTYDGKVGQLTIPQRALERDLQYRLVNQLNLIDPEVHLKLRRRRRVRVKIDAMVNTDASLETTAQQAATLAQDYLKNQLGLTVEQPVVQVKPANHQRKLTVV from the coding sequence ATGAGCCGCTTAGCTAAGTTTACGGTGACGTTAGTCGGAATTGTATTGGTGTTATTAGCGGTTTTTGAACTGGGTCAGTTGTACCCGATCCCGTGGTTGACGTCCTGGTTAGCTGATCTGACGATTAACTACCCAATGGTTTGGAGTATCTTATTGATGGTCTTTGCCATTATTGCCGGAATCGTTGGTATCTTATTGGTAATTGTCGGCTTGTTTCGACCAGTTAAAGTCAGCACGTTGACGTATGATGGCAAGGTTGGCCAGTTAACGATTCCGCAACGGGCTTTGGAACGTGATTTGCAGTACCGACTCGTTAATCAGTTGAATCTGATTGATCCTGAGGTTCACTTGAAATTACGGCGTCGTCGCCGGGTACGAGTAAAAATTGATGCGATGGTTAATACTGACGCATCGTTAGAAACCACGGCCCAACAGGCGGCAACCTTGGCACAGGACTATTTGAAGAATCAATTGGGATTGACGGTCGAACAACCAGTAGTGCAAGTTAAGCCAGCAAATCACCAGCGTAAGTTAACCGTGGTGTAA